A stretch of Allostreptomyces psammosilenae DNA encodes these proteins:
- a CDS encoding nitroreductase family protein yields MTLDLTPDELLSTTRAVRRRLDLTRPVPRRLIEECVDLAVQAPTGRNRQRWHFLVVTEPARRRAVADIFLRALPLAAGQPLTERDLRRMNHHPGSTDRVFDGLRYLADNIHRVPAFVIPAVEGRTDHAPVAVQAGTWGSILPAVWSFMLAARARGLGTTWTTAQGPLERELAETLGVPHEEVMLAAFIPLAYTLGTDFRPARRIPREEVLHWDRW; encoded by the coding sequence GTGACGCTGGACCTCACCCCCGACGAACTGCTGTCCACCACCCGCGCGGTGCGCAGGCGCCTGGACCTCACCCGGCCGGTGCCCCGCAGGCTGATCGAGGAGTGCGTGGACCTCGCGGTCCAGGCGCCGACCGGCCGCAACCGCCAGCGCTGGCACTTCCTGGTGGTCACCGAGCCCGCGCGGCGGCGGGCCGTGGCCGACATCTTCCTGCGGGCCCTGCCGCTGGCGGCCGGGCAACCGCTGACCGAGCGCGACCTGCGGCGGATGAACCACCACCCCGGCTCGACCGACCGGGTCTTCGACGGCCTGCGGTACCTGGCCGACAACATCCACCGGGTGCCCGCCTTCGTGATCCCGGCCGTGGAGGGCCGGACCGACCACGCGCCCGTCGCCGTGCAGGCGGGAACGTGGGGATCGATCCTCCCCGCGGTGTGGAGCTTCATGCTCGCCGCCCGCGCCCGCGGTCTCGGCACGACGTGGACCACCGCGCAGGGCCCCCTGGAACGCGAACTGGCCGAGACGCTCGGTGTCCCCCACGAGGAGGTGATGCTCGCCGCGTTCATCCCGCTGGCCTACACCCTCGGGACCGACTTCAGGCCCGCCCGGCGCATCCCGCGCGAGGAGGTCCTGCACTGGGACCGCTGGTAG
- a CDS encoding MarR family winged helix-turn-helix transcriptional regulator: protein MPTTTDERGRPNYFPRLAAERLDIALCRASALVARAADANAGAQGLGVGQHLVLKMLAAVGPCSQQALSEELRIDRSVMVGVCDDLERRGLVRRERNPRDRRSYAVTITDAGRGRLADAERTVPDLLDGAFGALSRSERDLLGALLGKLLDIDDPRAD from the coding sequence ATGCCGACGACGACCGACGAACGCGGCAGGCCGAACTACTTCCCCCGGCTGGCCGCCGAACGGCTGGACATCGCGCTGTGCCGGGCCTCGGCCCTGGTGGCGCGCGCCGCCGACGCGAACGCCGGCGCCCAGGGCCTCGGTGTCGGCCAGCACCTGGTGCTGAAGATGCTCGCCGCCGTCGGGCCCTGCTCCCAGCAGGCGCTCAGCGAGGAGCTGCGCATCGACCGCAGCGTCATGGTCGGCGTCTGCGACGACCTGGAACGGCGCGGGCTGGTCCGCCGCGAACGCAACCCCCGCGACCGGCGCTCCTACGCCGTCACCATCACCGACGCCGGCCGCGGCCGGCTCGCCGACGCCGAGCGGACCGTCCCGGACCTCCTCGACGGGGCGTTCGGCGCCCTCAGCCGCTCCGAACGCGACCTGCTCGGCGCGCTGCTCGGCAAGCTGCTGGACATCGACGACCCGCGGGCGGACTAG
- a CDS encoding LacI family DNA-binding transcriptional regulator, which translates to MKASERGRPPVIADVAREAGVSVPTVSRVLNGTAPVSPEKRARVLTAVRTLGYRPNGAARALVRGKHSMIALFAGNTTRHGYAATIQGVEEAARQAGYTVVISVVESPDQVTVDSALDLILSHPVAGAVVLEYDPPGESTLRAMPASLPVVAAAASYSVDRSIPHTYMDDRTAAEHATRYLLDLGHETVHHLAIPRSTPWTGRTAGWRDALEKAGRAVPEVLEADWTARSGYRIGLELAARTDVTAVLCGNDEVAMGLMRALTERGRRIPEDVSVVGFDDHPLSELWSPSLTTVRQDFVELGWQTFGLLATAMGGGRPQSLSVSPELVVRSSSARAPRRSG; encoded by the coding sequence ATGAAGGCTAGTGAACGTGGCAGGCCCCCGGTCATCGCGGACGTGGCGCGCGAGGCGGGGGTCTCCGTGCCGACGGTCTCCCGGGTGCTCAACGGCACCGCTCCGGTGAGCCCGGAGAAGCGGGCGCGCGTGCTCACCGCCGTGCGCACCCTCGGCTACCGGCCGAACGGCGCGGCCCGGGCACTGGTCCGCGGCAAGCACTCGATGATCGCCCTCTTCGCGGGCAACACCACCCGGCACGGCTACGCCGCCACCATCCAGGGCGTGGAGGAGGCGGCGCGGCAGGCCGGGTACACCGTCGTGATCTCCGTCGTGGAGTCGCCCGACCAGGTCACCGTGGACTCCGCCCTCGACCTCATCCTGAGCCACCCGGTGGCGGGGGCGGTCGTGCTGGAGTACGACCCGCCGGGCGAGTCCACGCTACGCGCGATGCCGGCGAGCCTGCCGGTGGTCGCGGCGGCGGCCAGCTACTCGGTGGACCGGAGCATCCCGCACACGTACATGGACGACCGCACGGCCGCCGAGCACGCCACCCGCTACCTGCTGGACCTCGGCCACGAGACCGTGCACCACCTGGCCATCCCGCGGTCCACCCCGTGGACGGGGCGCACGGCCGGGTGGCGGGACGCCCTGGAGAAGGCCGGGCGCGCGGTTCCCGAGGTGCTGGAGGCCGACTGGACCGCGCGCTCGGGCTACCGCATCGGGCTGGAGCTGGCCGCGCGGACCGACGTGACGGCGGTGCTGTGCGGCAACGACGAGGTCGCGATGGGGCTGATGCGCGCCCTCACCGAGCGCGGGCGCCGGATACCCGAGGACGTCAGCGTCGTCGGCTTCGACGACCACCCGCTCAGCGAACTGTGGAGCCCCTCCCTCACCACGGTCCGGCAGGACTTCGTGGAGCTGGGCTGGCAGACCTTCGGACTGCTCGCCACCGCGATGGGCGGTGGGCGTCCGCAGTCGCTGAGCGTCAGCCCGGAGTTGGTCGTGCGGTCGTCCAGCGCCCGGGCGCCGCGCCGCTCCGGCTGA